TTCTTGACGTGCACCATTGTTTCTAATTTGTGTTGTTCGCTTGACTCGCTGCTGCATTATCCTTAACGAAAGCCAAACAATCATGTCGGCCTTTGTGGGAAAGTATGCCGGTGCGCACACCGTTTCTTTCTCTCTTCAACCCCTTATCAACTTTTATGTACGTCTGCATGCAATTCCGTATCCATGTTGcaatatttatttaatatatatgaaaTGGGACTTTTCCAGGGGGTGGCCTGGCTGATGAAACTTTCCTGCGTGAAATAGATTTAAATGTGTTTCGCTTCATGCATGTAGTCTGTAAATCTTTTGCTGTGTCAGTGAGCTTCGGTATTGCATGGATGATGGATTCCACTCTGTTTATATTCGTTCTGTGCATTCTTTACGCAGTAATTTGTTAGACAAATTTCTATTGCGTGTCATCTATATATGTTATTACTCGTGAATGCATCAACAGAGCATGGAGCTTTATTTCTGACTCGAAAATCTTTGCTGTTGCTTGTACAGCAGAACTCATCAAGACTGCCAACTACATTGCCACCCCTGGGAAGGGTATTTTGGCAGCTGATGAGAGCACTGGCACTATTGGCAAGCGTTTGGCTAGCATTAATGTGGAGAACATAGAGTCTAACCGTCAAGCTCTTCGTGAGCTCCTCTTCACCTCACCAGGGGCCCTCGCTTGCCTCTCCGGCGTAATACTCTTTGAGGAAACCCTTTACCAGAAAACATCAGACGGGAAGCCCTTCGTCGAAGTCCTTCAAGAAAACAATGTGGTTCCCGGGATCAAAGTCGACAAGGGAGTCGTTGAACTAGCTGGGACAAATGGCGAGACTACCACTCAAGGGCTTGATTCCCTTGGGGCTCGTTGCGCACAGTATTACAGGGCAGGTGCACGTTTTGCCAAGTGGCGCGCAGTCCTGAAAATTGGTCCTACTGAACCATCGGAGCTATCCGTCCAGCAGAATGCGCAGGGTTTGGCTCGCTATGCCATTATCTGTCAAGAGAATGGACTTGTCCCAATTGTTGAGCCAGAAATTCTGACTGATGGAAACCATGACATTAAAAAATGTGCGGCTGTTACGGAGATTGTTCTTGCAGCCGTTTACAAGGCCCTGAGTGACCACCATGTTCTTCTTGAAGGAACACTCTTAAAGCCTAACATGGTCACGCCTGGCTCTGATAGCCCAAAGGTAATGCCAAAGCCGTACATAGTTTGATTATACCTTGGACTAGTATGTAAATATAAGGTTTGTTTAGATTGTATTTTATTTGCAAATTTTTATTTACGGCATTATCAAcacattttcaatcttttttttttaaatctcggATACATCACATTAAAAGAagtattataatatatattttttttaaaaaaaaaaaattattccaaataatttactatctaAACACGATTAAATTTGGCTGCGACAGTGCTAATGGATATTTCTCCAGTGGGAATATGGCATAGAGTTAATTAACTTATTATTGTCTACTTATGAAGCCAATCCAAGAGTGACATCACATATCCTGTACCTAGCCACTCCAAAAGTGAGCTTAATTGCTAGCAGGGAAATAATCTAATGATAAATATAGAGCGCCTTGAGAGTGATGACA
The DNA window shown above is from Coffea arabica cultivar ET-39 chromosome 5e, Coffea Arabica ET-39 HiFi, whole genome shotgun sequence and carries:
- the LOC113743786 gene encoding fructose-bisphosphate aldolase 5, cytosolic isoform X2 produces the protein MSAFVGKYAELIKTANYIATPGKGILAADESTGTIGKRLASINVENIESNRQALRELLFTSPGALACLSGVILFEETLYQKTSDGKPFVEVLQENNVVPGIKVDKGVVELAGTNGETTTQGLDSLGARCAQYYRAGARFAKWRAVLKIGPTEPSELSVQQNAQGLARYAIICQENGLVPIVEPEILTDGNHDIKKCAAVTEIVLAAVYKALSDHHVLLEGTLLKPNMVTPGSDSPKVAPEVIAEYTVTALRRTVPAAVPGVVFLSGGQSEEEATLNLNGMNRMEVLKPWTLSFSFGRALQQSTLKIWAGKKENVEKAQDAFLARCKANSDATLGKYAGGSAGGLASESLYVKEYKY
- the LOC113743786 gene encoding fructose-bisphosphate aldolase 5, cytosolic isoform X1, whose amino-acid sequence is MSAFVGKYAAELIKTANYIATPGKGILAADESTGTIGKRLASINVENIESNRQALRELLFTSPGALACLSGVILFEETLYQKTSDGKPFVEVLQENNVVPGIKVDKGVVELAGTNGETTTQGLDSLGARCAQYYRAGARFAKWRAVLKIGPTEPSELSVQQNAQGLARYAIICQENGLVPIVEPEILTDGNHDIKKCAAVTEIVLAAVYKALSDHHVLLEGTLLKPNMVTPGSDSPKVAPEVIAEYTVTALRRTVPAAVPGVVFLSGGQSEEEATLNLNGMNRMEVLKPWTLSFSFGRALQQSTLKIWAGKKENVEKAQDAFLARCKANSDATLGKYAGGSAGGLASESLYVKEYKY